Part of the Chanos chanos chromosome 5, fChaCha1.1, whole genome shotgun sequence genome, GACACATAAATCTGTCTTAAAAACGGAgaacctgaaaaacaaaaaactgtgaGTTCATGTCTCTGTCTACTCTGTAACTGATTTATTAAGTGTTAGCCAATTCTACCGTTCGCATAACAAACAGAGCAGTCTCAGGGATGAGTCACAGTCAGCTGCCTGTTGAGGCACAATGCAATCTCCtagcaaaaagaagaaagagaccTTAATAATGTAGGACTATACCATCACGAGGAACAAAAACTCCTGTAAACCTTATGTTTAACATCTTTTATGAATCATAAAGAAACATATTAAGTTTCATGATATCAGCCAATGGTGCAAGCAGTTGGGCATCTACATGATCAATAGTAAGAATAACTGCCCAAGTCACACAACATGTGCGTTGCTGTGACGAACAGCACAGGATCTTCCTGCACCGCTGCTGGACTGTACATTCGGTGAAACACGGCCTACGGTTTTAAGATTACAGTTTAGGCCTACTGCTTGTGACAGGCATATTATGTTATCCATCTTCATATTTGCTATATGAGCTCCCTCATGGGCATAACTCTAGATTGTTCTCACTAAGCTACCTGAGATAATGCGCTCAAAGACAAGCCAGCTAACTTTCAAGTTGAACTGCATCTAGTGTGACTAGATCTTATTACCTAGCTAGTTTCCAGTAGGCACCCTATATATTTCATCTTATGAAAAGACGCACACTTTAATGAGGCAAAGCAATATTATCTcggaaaaatgattttgtttgggTAGTAGAATGGACATGGTCCTGCCTGAACAGTCACTTAGATATGTAAACTCTGGAGAGTTGGCTATTCTTGTAAACTAGTTGGCTACTGCAGTCAGCAACGACGCTCAGGTAGCCGTAACAATAACAAACACCTTAAATAAACAGTTTGCTAGTCTAATACTAGCTAGCTGTTCGATTTTCATTGTCATTCCTATGTGCCATATCCTTCATGCATCCTGATATCTTAAGGTTAGAACAACTGACACCAGCTAGCTCACTGAGGTGCTACAACTCGCACTATATCCAAGTTGTCGGTTACAGCTGCTACGACATCTTAGTTGGATTCTATGGCAGGTAGTAAGCTAGGTGGCATTATAAATGTTAAGCTACGTTAAGCAGTTTAGTAAGTTAACGTTGGTTTAATGTGGTGTCCTTAATTAACTAACCTAGTTGTCGTTGTTACTAACTGTCCGTTGCCAATCAATAATACATATGCTATGGACACGAGCTGTCATTGTCTCTAGTGCACAACCAAAACTGTTTTGGTAAGTTAATAAACATGCATCAATGAGAAACACAACAAACGTTGACCGCTTTCACAAAGCTACATAGAGATAGCTGGATAACTTAAACTGAATCAAACTCCAACCTTAATTAAGGTAGCAGTTAGCATGTCTTAGTTTTAGGACATTCTGCACCATCCATACTAGCCAGCTGAGGACAGACGGGCTATTGTAGCTAAGTTAGCTAGGTGTTGTTTTCCATTTGCCTAATCGTTAACCAAGTTAGCAAGTCATGTGCCTTGTATAAAACATGCTTCTATTTTGCATGTGCCTAAAACGAATTTATCTGGCATCTCAATAGAGTTGCACCACTGCAGGGACAGTTTATCGAACTGTAGCGATGTAGCATGCTACTTACAATAGTGACGCTTGCTTTTCGCAGATCTCGATTCTCCTCCTGCAAAGCTTTGCATTTCAGTTTGAACGTTTCAAGCTCGATTTTCAATACTTTGTTCTCTTGCTGCAAGGATGCAAGTCGGTTGGTAAGTTCCTCAAGACGAAATGGAGATATAACGATGCCCGGCTTGCtggaagatgaagatgatgaacaTTGTGGCGTAGCAGAGCTGCTGCTACCCGCACCATCCGTATCACTCTCGCTAGCACTGTCCGCCATGTTTACGGAGTATCTGGGAGAGCAGTGATGCATGAGGCTAGAGTGGTGGAGGAATGAATCGAGCACGCTACGGGCGACCCCTCCTGCAGACCTGCGATAACGGCACCCTGGACAGGTAACGGTATTACGTGACGAAAACGCCACTTGTTCAAAACAATTATTTGTGCCTCTGAATTCAAGGCACTGCCGGTCTGCAATACAGCGAACAGCGTTTAGTGATTATATGaaagtcaaatcaaatgaaTATGATACTAAGTGCgaaataacattttaaaccCAGCTCTTGTAAAAGCTAAAGCATCCCTGCCCTAGACACTTAAGACTTGCTTGAATAAGTTTGGAGGTCAAAATTTATTTGCCCAACCAAAAGTAACAGACAACGAATTCTTTTGCACAACATACGCTATCTTAATTtcttcacattaaaacacacaccctaCCACATCACTTAACACATTATCAGTTTCTAAATGCTGGATGGTTTTGTCATAACACTAGTGGTGAGTTTATGGAAACTGCATTCTGATGTTCCAAACCAATACTACTGTGTATAAAATTTGACCAAACTTCTCTATAGaaagataaaatgtaaaatttaaataTGAGCATTTCTTGTATCATCCCTGAGATACAGTTTatttgacagagaaaaaaaaaacattgacgAAGGATCCACTGCGAGAGTTTGAACACAATTTATTTTATGCTTAAATAATTAATTAGGTCATCCAGTGTATGTCGTATCATACATATGTTACCAGATCATCAATGAATGACTTAGGGTGATCTCATATGAGTATATTCAACATAAGGAAAATTTTCACTAAAACCCAAATGCCCCTTTAAACCACAGCAGCCTTAAAACAAATAATACACTGCTAAAATGATTACAAATGATTGGCTTACAGAAAGACCTCTACACCTTATAGCCAATACACGTGATAACAGTTAAAAGTTTACAGCGTGCGAGTCGACATGATACATTCGGGCAATCTCATTTTTCGAATCTGTAACTGCATAGGGAACTCTTAGCTGCGTGTAGGGACAGTGTGTCTTCTTGCATCACAACGAAGTGTGGTCTGTGGTGGTTTTATGGTATTACTTTTCCTAGAAAACAGTGATAGTGACAAATGACAGGACTATGAATGCACACAGACTGAACTTTTTCGCTCTGCTTTCTCATAACgcagtttagaaaaaaaaatcaaaataagtAAACCACATGCATCACAATGTTAGTTGTTTGTGGAAATAGTTGCCCAAACTACAGCTATTCCCGTTTTTGTAATTATTGAGAGTGGCAGAAGGCTTAAAAGAAATGTCCTCTGTTAAAATCCAGCTAGCTTTTTCTCATTTACAAACAATTTTATTCCTTCAAATAATTATACAAGTAAATGTGTTACAGCAAAGCCTTCTTTTAAAGTTGTATCAAGGTTGGCATTTCATTCCAAtgcactttgaaaaaaaatgtaattttcaatCTGTGAGACACTTATTTTAGAATTTATACAGAGTGATTTATATACAAGAtctcaaaaagaagaagaagaaaagagcatTATACACCCCAACATTATGGGTCCAAGAGGAACAATGTAAGGCGAGTCTAGAGGGTGATTCAAAAGTGTCCCACTTCCATTTCTGTCAAATACTAATGCTTTTGTGCCATCTTTGGTCACAGAAATGCTTGGGCGCTGCAGTTGTGGATTTGATTGCTGACAAACTCATCTCACGTTCATTGCAGAAGAACGTCATACAGCCAATGTTCTCTTGATACCATGGCAGATGCCCTGTATCATTGacagaaaaaatgatttttcatgCTCATGCGAAATCAAAAGTCCTCTTGCTGATAACCATGCGTTAATGTAAAAGCTGCAGACACACAATCCCATCCAATGATTTCCTGTCTGTGGATTTCCAGTGATCTCTCTCCCAGGAAAGCAATAATGAAACAGtttcaaatctgaaataaacaaaacaaaataacaatgtTGTTATGAGTAATGCACTCAGTGAATACAGATAAATAGACAGCTGATCAGACCGTCGGTTTAAAAAACtgcaaacagaacattttttcaCTAATCAGGTCTTTGGCATCAGTTACAGAGCAGTACAATGGACAGTTTGGCTGTGTCTGCATGTTTATCAATGGATACACGTTTCTATTGTGCTGAAAAAGTGTCACAAAGCAAATTTTACTTGTGTCCGTTGAACTGATGGATATGCACAAAGCCTATAGCTTAAGCCCGCAGGAATCTACACTGGCTTTGCTTTTATGTAGTCTCTCTTCAAGCAAACAAGAACATaccagactgaacacacaactGTTATGATTGACCctttttctccttgtttttccCTTCCCTCTTTTTCGCTTTCGCTCCTTCTGCCTCTCCAGCCTGGAACACAGAGAGGGTAGAGTCAGGATAGAGTCTGTTTGAATTCAGAGTTTGGTCCATGGAGATCATTTGCAGGACACATCCATGGTCATCCAAAGAGTTTTAAACATTGCTGTAGAAAAAACAAATGGGTAATCATTTTGGTTCGAAATCAAGGTTAGCTGTGAATCACGCATTGGTAACAATGGAAAACCAGTCTTGTTAAATCACTCATGCAGCGTTTGACTTGTGAAGCTGTTCCTTTAAGGAAtcagaaaaaaggggggggggcagagtgttagaattgtgtgtgtgtgtttgggaagtGTTTTGTATTTCCACTCCATATCacttcacacaaaaaaagaactgcaAATTCACTAAATTCAActcaccaaaccaaaaaaatcatAAACTTTCATCagcccatcaaaaaaaaaaaaaaattaacattagTACCCAAAGCAAGCTCATTCGGTGTCCTCtgagcacacatacaaagacgGCAACAGCAAAGCAAACTCAAAAAGGTCTGAAACGCCAGatccaaagacacaaagagcCACACTTTCACTCCAATCAACACATCAAGCTTTCTCTGAGACGCCTTGCCGACCTCAGTGTGCTCCATCTGGGGCTCTGAGCCCTTAGCAACTTCCTCCTGCTCGGCCCTACTGGCCTGTTTGCAGcgctttcctctctttctcctgtttttctcctcgGATGTAACTGTACGCCGTACCACTTTCCGGATCACCTGAGAGAAGGGATACAGTTACGTCATCTAGCACTCGTTCTGCATTCATGTGGGGATGGATGGAGTGAGGCATGTGGAGAAATAGACAGGCTGGTTGGGTGTAACTGTTACTTTTCTGGTGACGACGTTTCCATCTTCATCTGTGAACTGCTCCTCTGTAACTGACTCCCCAGGAATGTTTTTGGCCTGTTCTCCCTATAGAGGATGGTGTATGATAGGACATTGAATATTCAGTAGAAGACTAATTGTTCAGTTCCAGgtgtacaaaaacacacgcacgcgcacacctTAAGGAAGCTGCAGACATCTGCAGAAAGCACCACACCATGATGTCTGTTTACAATCAGCACTAGTATATGTTTCAGAAACCAAAAATGCCATGCTTTTATATGAGATACTTTGTATGTGAATTTTAAATGTCCAATTTGGCtgtacaagatttttttttatgagaggAACAATATAGATATCCAACTAAAGGGGTGATAGATTTTATCAGAATGCTTCACTCATTGCATACTCAAACCAGCTGGTAACCAGTCAAGTTAGAGTGCAGATTCCAATAACAATCCACTGACTGTTTTACtaatgtttatggcatgatgTGCCAATACAACCCCATTTGGAGATCATCCAAAATTCATGGAAGATCTCAGTAATGGGGCAgaatggaagagaagagaagagaagagacgagACAGAGCCAATGGTGCCAGCCATTTTTTGCCATAGGTGAGGAGGAGCAGTGAGCCTGTCACTGCAtgcctgcagacacacagcctaaacacagcacacagcataAGATATACATAGGCGCAAAGTCTCTGCCTGTACCACAGGGTACCTTTAGGATCACCCTCCGCCGATACACTCTGGTGGTAACAGTCTGTTCCTCGTCAGAGCTGGATTCATTAAGTCTACGGGCCCCCTGATAAAGTCAGTTCAGCACATTTCAGTGGAACATGAGCTCTGCAAATTGCGTGAAGTCTGAACGGAACACCTTCAATCTAGCCTTTCTCACTTAGAATTGCACACTGTGCTCAAGCAATAATAATGAAACGAGGTTACACTGCCCAACAGATGTCCTGTCCCGGTACAGTCCCCATACAGTTGTTAGAGGACATCATTCGAAAGCAAATTATATcagaaaaaatccatttttatgggcagtatataaaaataaagtaagTGCTTATGGGAACATGTCAAAGTCATTCGGTGTGTTATTGATACACTAACATAAATAATTAACACATGCTTATCTTAGTGTTGCAGAGTTAACCATGGATGTTTATGGAGTGCTTGTAAAGAAGCTTCAACATGGGTAAAATCCAAGCATTTCATCATGTAAAAGGGGGTGAAAGCATGACAGCACCTGGGCTTTGGACTCTGATGTAACCTCCTCCCTGCTGCTTGGTCCTTCTTTGCTGGTCTCTGGAACTTCTTTGCTCACCCCCTGCTTCTCAGCTCCCGTCTGGGTCTTGATTTTCACCCCACTCGTTGACTCCAAATCCTCAGGACGTGGCCCTGCTTGGGCTCGAAGCTCAGGATGTTCTCcattctgtttttcccctttactAGAATGCGCTTGGCTGTAGGGGGAAAATTGTGGATTACTTCACAATGCCACAGCTGTGACAGTGAAAATTACATATCACACATATATTgtaaacacatcagcactgatcATCTATCACCACAGATATACAAATAGAATAAACAAGTCTGACCTTATCTCCTTTTGCTCTTGTGCTACAGCTGCACTCAAACTTCGACCAGAGGTTGATGTCTCCTCTTTGGCACTTTGTGACTCATCTCTCCAACCTGGAAGTGAGGACATGTCTTTTTCTGCCTGTTCTACTTGAGAGAGAATTGCTTgcaccctctcctctgtcatctCCTCATCCTCTAAGCCTTCCTCCAATTTAATGTCCTCCAAAAGTGATTTTAGCttctcctctgtcatttcctcctcttcctcagaacCAGACCTGCCGCTCCCACTGAGCCCAGTGACCGTAACATGAGGACCACTGGCCACAGGTTGTGgtacctcttcctctctttgtaAGGGCTTTGGGAAGACATCTGGCTCTTTTCTGATGTCTTCACTATCGTGATGGTCAGAGGAGGCCATGGATTCATGGCTGACTCCCATATCATCTTCAGTTGACCCCTCCTCACGGCTTTGAGACTTTCGACTTCCTAAGGAGGTATCCTCTGCTATCACCGTGGGAGGTTCTGTGTCCATGGGAACAGGACCAGTGGAAGTGAAGGGCAAGGACAGGTCATTGGGTCTAACTGGGGATTTACTAGGGGAGTCTACCCTAGTGTTGCTGCCAAAGAAATCCTCCTGGTGGAGTGGGGTAGGGGGCTCATACTTTAGCTCTGTGGGCGTTTGCAGCTCCAAGTCAATGCTGTGGTAACCTGAGTGATATAACACAATGGAAATGATGGGAACACACAACTTCAACTAATAAAATGTGATGAAGACTAGAACAGATGAAATGGAAAGAGATGTCTGTACATAAACTTAACTGAGTGatacaataaaatacagtataCACTGATGCTGATGGTACTGCTCGAAGTGAAACATGCTAGCAGTCTACTGATTTTTTTCAATGTATTATCAGACTTTGAGGATGTACAGTGTGCAGTTACTGTCCATCACTACAAACATCAAAAATTGACTGAACTGACATTTGTATCGATTCAAAtgctttcctttgttttttaacttcttttatTCCATTCCTTTACTGTTCAAAAAGCCCCCGTTGTTTATGGACTGTCATATAGTtctgattattttaaatgaaacaagtGATTGATGATTAATGGGTGTTTTGCTTTCAATTTAGTTCTCGGGGGGGAAGCATATTAAATATAGTATTAAATGTAGACTTCAGGGACAGAAGGGTCTTGAGGTAAAATGCTGGGAACTGCTGTTGATGTGACAGGTTCAACAGACAAAGGCCAAGGAATGGGACAATGGTACACATGTAAGGTAGAAAGGTCTCCTGTCAGCAAAGCCTCAGGACAAAGAGACAGGGGTGAAGAGGAGGTTGTATGGAAATCAGAATCTATAAGTAAATCTAGGAGTGAAAATAGGCAAAGTGGAAAGGACGGTCAGTGTTAGGCAGATGAGACATGGTAGTGAATGTTAGTAAATGAAACTGGTTATGCAGTGTTAGTAATTAGGTGAGCCTAACCTGCTATGAGCAAAGAGCTACAGCCAGAGCCAGCATAACTAACACAACTACTGTTTGggagagacaaaagaagagaggaagcaGCAGGTGGGTAAAGATGCCCCCACTGCACTACATAGGTAGAAGGCACAGCTGTTAATATGGGAGAGGCCATGAGGCAGGAGTGGAGTTGCAGGTCTGGTTTTGCCAAGGAAGCGCTCTATCAGGAAGGTTCATACGAACCTGGGGTGCAGGAGGGCTTAGCAGCTACACAGACATCAGTAAAGCATACATTCCATTATAGCCACAGCCATGCTATTAAAAGAGTTACATGTCTAAACCATAGTGTTATTCCTACTgttggacagagaaaaaaggaataTCTGATAAAGCAATCATGCAGTGAGAGCAATTTTGTTATCataattatgttttcatgtaTCATAATGATCATTATCTTTTTGTTAAATAAGTAGCAAAAGAAGCCAATATTCTGTAAGTGACAGAAAAATGAGGATTTTAAATTGTAGGACTGCAATGTCAGTAATacattatatacacataaacataatgtTTATGGAGCTGAGGAGAATATGAAGCAAATCTTTAGCCCATCTGTGAATATCTTTCATTAAGCATATTGCCAAAAGCATGCTATTTAATATGCAATCGTT contains:
- the LOC115812599 gene encoding ankyrin-3, yielding MDSYHSIDLELQTPTELKYEPPTPLHQEDFFGSNTRVDSPSKSPVRPNDLSLPFTSTGPVPMDTEPPTVIAEDTSLGSRKSQSREEGSTEDDMGVSHESMASSDHHDSEDIRKEPDVFPKPLQREEEVPQPVASGPHVTVTGLSGSGRSGSEEEEEMTEEKLKSLLEDIKLEEGLEDEEMTEERVQAILSQVEQAEKDMSSLPGWRDESQSAKEETSTSGRSLSAAVAQEQKEISQAHSSKGEKQNGEHPELRAQAGPRPEDLESTSGVKIKTQTGAEKQGVSKEVPETSKEGPSSREEVTSESKAQLYQGARRLNESSSDEEQTVTTRVYRRRVILKGEQAKNIPGESVTEEQFTDEDGNVVTRKVIRKVVRRTVTSEEKNRRKRGKRCKQASRAEQEEVAKGSEPQMEHTEVGKASQRKEGKNKEKKGQS